The window TGTTCTTTGCACAGACAGTATGGCAGCCCATTCAACCCATTCCTCACATTTACACAGCCAGGCTAAAGAAATGGTCTTCCATGTAAGGCAATATtttcaagaggagaaggataagggagCTGTTCTCCATGGCCTGTCAAAGGTTGTGTCTCGCACTGCTGCAGCAACGAAGCTTAGCGAGAGCACAGTAGAAAAAATTTCGAAAGCagcaagagaaaatgaagaaaatcaacGTCCCCAGTTTAACTCACCCAAGAAGAGGAAACGTGCAACACCGGTCTCTGATTTCTTTGATAACTTCAATGAAGGAGTCTTGCGAAGGACAGTACTCGGTTTTtacgagagaaaggaaattcCCACCCTGGACAAGATTTATGCAGCTGTTAAATCCGATCTCTCGTATCGTGGCAGCCGTGAAATATTAAGaacagtactgaagagaatCGGGTTTCGATATGGAAAGGTTGATGGACGAAGATTCCTAATGGAAAAAGATGATGTCACACATGCAAGGTTGATTTTCTTGCACGAAATGAAGAAACACAGAAGTTCAGGGAAAAGCATCGTCTACTTGGATGAAACCTGGATTAACCAAAATTACTCAATGTCCAAATGCTGGGTAGACAGCACGGCAGAGAAGGCCACGGGAGTGAGGGTGCCCACGGTGAAGGGTAACGCTTGATTTTGCTTCACGCAGGAACGAGAGATGGATTTGTCCCTGGAGCAACCCTCGTTTTCCAAGCAAAGAATGTTGGTGATTACCATGAGCAAATGAATGCGGACACCTTTGAGAAGTGGTTTAAGTCCCAACTACTGCCCAACATTCCATCCTCTTCAGTCATAGTGATGGATAATGCATCCTATCACTCAAGGAAAGTGGATAAGCCACCAACTACTGCAAACAAGAAAGCAGAGATCCAAGAATGGCTGGAGAAGAAGGGTGTTGCAGTGCCAGACGGTCTACTTAAGACTCAACTCCTGCATCTTGTCACTCGCCACACTGCAGCCGCTGACACACAATATGTCATTGATAAGACTGCCTCAGAACATGGGCATAAGGTTGTACGCTTACCCCCATACCACTGCAACTATAACCCAATAGAACTGATTTGGGCACAGGTTAAAGGGTATGTGGCAAAGAGAAACACCTTTAAGATTGCAGACCTGAAGCCACTCGTCCAGGAGAGTCTCAACAGCATCACGGCAGACAACTGGAAAAATGCTGTGAGACACTCTGAGGGATTACAAGTGAATGATGAGCAGAGAGATATGGTGATTGACCATTATCTCGACTCGTTCACAACCACTCTCTCATCTGATGAAGAGTCGTCATAACTCTTTTATGATATACAGAGGAATAAGGACTACTGGGGACacctctttaaaaaaaaaacgcacaagACAAATACCTCATGGATGGTGTGGAAGCCCAGTACTGGAATGCAGGTATCTATTTCAATATAATGAAGCTTAAATctgcttcattcattcaccgAACAATTTCAAAACGGCAAGCAGAAGTGATGCAACTCCCTTCAGCAAGTGACGCCATGTGCCTTTTGCGGTGCAAGTgtgtctgactgtcttcaatACATTTTTGCGGTTTGGGTGAAACAGGAGAACCGCAGCCTTCCATGAATTCTGGAACTAACGGTGTAATAGCTTCATTAGATAGAGAGTGCATGTAGAAAAAACTTGGAGGTGCATagtaaaataaatgatgatatTCCTGCACATCAGCCTCGTAGTGGCTGTGGCGAGTGTGACACCGGCTAGGGATATCCAGGAGTTGTTATACCGTTATATGTAACAGCATTTGTTCTATCGTTTCATATTCTATAACACTCTTTGATTATTGAACCTCCTCGGCTCAAGACATGTAAAGCAACATTGCTCAAAAGAGGGAAGTTCAAGAGTTATGGGTAGGAAAACCATCCCAAATTGTTGTGCCAGAGCTCTTACCTCACAGCTGAGTCAGATGGTATGTTTGGTTCACCAGCTACCGAGAAAACCAAGACAGCCCCCTAACATCTTCTATGTTACTGACGCTTTGCGTTACATTGTAAAGAATTGTTCCTTTCTTACACTGCCACTGATACGGCACTCGTCTTAATATCAAAGTGTGGAGACCGTTGTCCTTAACGGGAGAGTTCCTGCTGCGTACGGCACATACATTGCTTTCATAGGCTCACGGCATCCATTGTGTTTCTCCCTGTGTGTCTCATCACCAACGGCATTTTAATATTTAAactagtgtgtgtttgtgtgtgtgtgtgtgtgtgtgtgtgtgtgtgtgtgtgtgtgtgtgtgtgtgtgtgtgtgtgtgtgtgtgtgtgtgtgtgtgtgtgtgtgtgtgtgtgtgtgtgtgtgtgtgtgtgtgtgtgtgtgtgtgtgtgtgtgtgttaaattacTTGAAATCTATGATATTTTCATCACTGAAATAAACCAAGAAACATTTTAACGAAAATAATGAACTAGTTTGTGAAACTGTTTCTTTTTAGAATGCAGTAGTCTAAACTGAAAGCGTTTTTCAGTGAAATTTGAGATTATATAATTACTTTAAACTTTCAAAGAAATATAATGACTGGAAATTATAATTGTAATGATTGATCATaataacattagtagtagtaacaatagaatGATTAATATAAGACGAtgaataaaacactaaaaatatctAAGTAAACAATGCCCCGTTGGTCTAGACCAGCGTTTCTCAACATTTTTACCCTTGAgtaacccttaaaataaattacatgtctcaaggaacccctgcccaaaagcaaaattatataccatatatttctcattttatttttatcgtaTTTCACGTAGAGATATCATAATAAAAATTTTTGAATAGCTAGTTTAAGGGAAAATAATATATTATAACattacaataacaaataatataTTGTGCATGTTTAGTTATATTAcgtatatgaaattaaataaaaagtcaaaagTGAATTAGCTTATCTCACTTGTTCTTGCGGATTCCATAAGAATCTTTTGCGGAACCTTTGGGTTAAGGGGAATCCCGGTTGAGAAACCTTGGTCTTGGTACTGGAGGAGCATGATTCCTGCTTTGGATGTAAGAGTCCTCGTGTTCAAATCGCTCAGggatcttgtttttttctcattttagttTAAAATAGTACACCTATTGAaattattttttggggggtgtaACACGGTGGTCCATAAGTCGGTCCCTTTCCACCAGGTGCCGACAAGGTTTAGTACGGGTGATGTGTGTAAATGGTGCTTTGTCGGAGCCAACACGTCTGGGATTACCTGTCTGGTatatctgatatatatatatatatatatatatatatatatatatatatatatatatatatatatatatatatatatatatatatatatatattgttacgtacgccacacggctgcgggTAACTGCTACAGCTaactagagtgttattctggcaaaatcgccaactttgttacggtcagtacagtggggattataaaacactccacagagtacccactactataactcacagccgccataaccctcaggttctttcaaggtcgccaacagtgtataatttccccccactgtaaggtaatctcctcagcaactccttctcctcctgtacccaaccaagtagaatttataaatggtagatgctatgtgtaacagggcgaggccttaatacccctagagaaaccgcccacaaggacaattccacccacttctctatgaagtattaatgcctctccacgccttgtccacagactgtgatgaatcacagactgggacaacacgtgcagtatatattactatactatcctactacaacaagtgcttactaacacctgtcagactgacatccctggcctactactactgcaatatatgatgtgtacagcacatccggtgatgtacacacaagcccagacaccacctacgggtgacaccagctatacacgagtccaaatactcgtcgcagacaagtctggcggacgacaactacgcaccactggccgacatgaagcctctcagcattcaatagtgtgcgtggctactaccactacaatacagtatactactgaaactatacaaaagatggtgggggcacacagccgcccaccaaaccccactggtgactacaaccaccaacagcaaaaacaggacgaaacaataacgtccctcctccgcgccgccacccacgagtggacgaacgcacagaaatgcagccccaaccggccacactttctcaggacaacaagcccgttgtctacacagccacggtctacccagtagcaagccagctactcaaaggagggcacaactcccagaccaatgactaatgagtacaagaaagcccagcaacacgtgtctcttcACTGTGCCAGACAAACGAgacgtgtctatctccgctgaagactggctggtactataaacagtatactactgatactacacaacagatggtgggagcacacagccgcccaccaaacacactggtgaccacggccaccaacaaaacaaacaggacgagacaaagcgtgtctctccgcgtcgccacacccgagtggacgaacgcacgagaaatgtagccaaacttactacacctctcccagagcaacaagcccgttgctctaacagtcacggtctacccagtagcaagccagctactcaacaggagggcacaactcccagaccaatgactaatgagtacaTAAAgcacagcccagcaacacgtgtctctcaCTGTGCCGAGACgacgtgtctatctccgctgaagactggccgttactgatgtgaagctcgcaggcacacaaaatggtggagagagagaggcgggttgTCTGCCCAACAGAACAGTCCGAAGGGCCCGCGATGGGTGTCCATAGGCTacgcatataatgaaataataaattacaggggattaagacggtgcccatcacaggtcctcccttaaaagaaaaaattttgtaaacaaaacatttacaaaattttttaaaaggcatggaactgattaaagggaatggccccgggacagacaatcagttacaacgttgtctgctccATTTATATGTCTTACTATGACATTGTACTCCTGAGCTCACTCGGCATGGGGGCCATTTGACAGGCTTTTCGTTCCCAACATAGatatcgtgttctatcaactgtgtcctgcctgggacactgctaaacacagaggagtacttcctcagccgccgaagcaactcatcttgctgatcccctaaatgttcaaccttctctttcaagagatggaggctattccgttcccactgccctgtaggaacaacaggttcaggcccaataacttctggagcctctccctcccggcagaaaaataaaactgaagatgcctcttgcacggcagaactaaaagagcccttctggctagtagaacgaaaatagggcttcagcatgttaacgtgacacagctgagccctcttgcgccggtcaggagtgaccaccaggtagtcgaggtcacctaccttcttctctataacataagggccactatagcgggcagcaagcggctggccctgaagtggtaacagcacgagcacttcatctccaggggcaaaactccgatactcggcccttcggtcataataccccttcatactctgctgggccttacacaggtgggcctgcgccacctctaatgccttgtctctctcgactgctcatgaggctcttaagcagtgagacagagCGCTCAtgcgacggctgacaccaagctTCCCGAACAACATCGAGCGGTtcacgcactcggtgtccaaacactagctgattgggagaaacccaaggactcagtgggcgcttctctcaaataagacaaaagggacaccctcgtcccaatccttatctctctccatgcagaaactcttgagcatggtcttgagagtttgatgatgtctctccagggctccctgagactgtggatgataagcactggacacaatatgcttgatcccccacgcagtcatcgtatccttaaacaactttgaagtaaagttggtccctgatcggactgcagctctgctggcaatccaaagtgtgtaaagaaggttaacaaagccttcagcaccaccttagagttagtgcttctcagggaattgcttcagggtaccgcgtggtaacatccattatggtcaacaaatacttgtgaccagccctggtag of the Portunus trituberculatus isolate SZX2019 chromosome 42, ASM1759143v1, whole genome shotgun sequence genome contains:
- the LOC123517391 gene encoding uncharacterized protein LOC123517391, with translation MNADTFEKWFKSQLLPNIPSSSVIVMDNASYHSRKVDKPPTTANKKAEIQEWLEKKGVAVPDGLLKTQLLHLVTRHTAAADTQYVIDKTASEHGHKVVRLPPYHCNYNPIELIWAQVKGYVAKRNTFKIADLKPLVQESLNSITADNWKNAVRHSEGLQVNDEQRDMVIDHYLDSFTTTLSSDEESS